One genomic region from Vanacampus margaritifer isolate UIUO_Vmar chromosome 2, RoL_Vmar_1.0, whole genome shotgun sequence encodes:
- the LOC144044452 gene encoding uncharacterized protein LOC144044452 isoform X2, protein MTGGRFDFDDGGTYCGGWEDGKAHGHGVCTGPKGQGEYSGSWSNGFEVVGVYTWPSGNVYQGYWAQGKRHGLGVETKGRWIYRGEWTHGFKGRYGVRLSLNTPARYEGTWSNGLQDGYGVETYSDGVKSSWACCSYWYYCSVSANTTQLVDQPLRTELTKIEGHTRVSGLAACGTGMVFVRVSHMVWHRSSAHRFEPHWLPCAANRVTAQFYETVCLIALLAHVVALCSTSIQMVKVLRKRRVSFVVALFSAACNDCANQIRALPSPVSAARHVVKPP, encoded by the exons ATGACGGGCGGTCGTTTCGACTTTGACGATGGCGGCACCTACTGCGGAGGCTGGGAGGACGGCAAAGCTCACGGCCACGGTGTGTGCACCGGACCCAAGGGCCAGGGCGAATATTCGGGCTCGTGGTCCAACGGCTTCGAGGTGGTCGGAGTGTACACCTGGCCCAGCGGGAACGTGTACCAAGGCTACTGGGCGCAAGGGAAGCGGCACGGACTCGGCGTAGAAACCAAGGGCAGGTGGATATATCGGGGAGAGTGGACGCACGGGTTCAAGGGTCGCTACGGAGTACGACTGAGCCTGAACACACCAGCCAGGTACGAGGGCACCTGGAGTAACGGGCTGCAGGACGGCTATGGCGTCGAGACCTACTCTGATGGGG TTAAGTCAAGCTGGGCCTGTTGTAGCTACTGGTACTACTGTAGCGTGTCAGCCAACACAACACAACTTGTCGACCAGCCACTCCGAACGGAACTCACAAAAATCGAG GGACATACCAGGGTCAGTGGACTGGCGGCATGCGGCACGGGTATGGTGTTCGTCAGAGTGTCCCATATGGTATGGCATCGGTCATCCGCTCACCGCTTCGAACCTCACTGGCTTCCCTGCGCAGCGAACAGAGTAACGGCACAGTTTTACGAGACAGTCTGTCTGATAGCCCTGCTGGCACACGTGGTGGCTTTGTGCTCAACTTCCATTCAGATGGTGAAGGTACTGAGAAAAAGAAGGGTCTCTTTCGTCGTGGCTCTCTTTTCGGCAGCCTGCAACGATTGCGCAAATCAGATTCGCGCTCTTCCATCTCCAGTAAGCGCAGCTCGGCACGTAGTGAAACCACCATGA